From Aegilops tauschii subsp. strangulata cultivar AL8/78 chromosome 5, Aet v6.0, whole genome shotgun sequence:
CCTGTATACATCTAAATTTTGTTTCACTGCATGACATTGTGATAACAATAGATTATCTGAATATTTATACGTCAATTGATAACTGGGGACCTGTCTGGGTCCATAAATAAGTCTGTCAGCCTGCAACCATGTGTCATGGGGGCCAGCATTGTAGCCACTAGCCATTGCCACAAGTCCAAGGAGAGGCCGGCAAAGTCTGTTAAGGCTTAGAGATAGGCCTTCATGTCTACttcctccatcccaaaataagtgtcgctgatttagtacaaagttgtactaaatcagcgacacttattttgggacggagggagtataagattAATTTCCTGTTTAAAATATCATTGTTCTACTTTACCAGTTACCACCAAGTCATGCTAACTATTTAAATTAATTACTAAGCAGGCACTCCATCCACATATATATTCCACTAAAAACACTGTTCTTGTTAAGCACTATGGTTTTTTTTCTTCCAAAATCGACGCAGAAGCTTAAGAAGAATACAACCCAGTTAATTAAGGGTGGGTAAAAACCAAATGACCAATACAACAGACTCAACACTTGGTACTTAGCTAAATTATCGTGGAGCCACTACTATTAACATTTAAATTACTAGTGATTCTGTTATCTATGCTAGCTCCTAGATTCACAGTTCTATCGGCGTTAAATTGGTATAGCAATGAATTTAAGTGTACGTGTAAACTTGAAAAGTATCTCGGTGACTAAACACTGCATACTGTTTGCAGGCGGTTGCCAGTGAAGGTGGGACTGATGACGCGAAACGGCGGGGAGATGCGTTTGCGCATGCCTTTTCTGCTCATTTGGCAAGGTACACAATTGTAGTTGCATGCCACTGGTGTTTGGCTGCCACAACTATGGCTTGCCACACTTGCGGTGTCATTTTTCTTGGCCACAACTTAGCCAGTTTTTTTGACATACTTAGCTTACTCTAGGGCTTTGACCAAACAGCCCTAGTGTAAACTGCATTGCACGTTATCGCTCTGTTGCCTTATGTGTTAAAGTTTAGGTTGACTGAGGAGCCTGCTGCTTATGGGAAGTTCGGTTTAGCCAACCTGTTGGAGTTGAGAGAAGAATGTTTGAGAGAATTTCAATTTTTCGATGCATATGTTAGTATCAAGCAAAGGTTAGTTCATAATCTCTTCATGGTTCTCAGTAAATATCTCTACTCTGGCTACTTAAATTGTTTGATGCTTTCTGCATGAAGGGAAAATGAAGCTTCACTGGCTGTTTTACCTGATCTACTCATGGAACTTGATAGTATGGATGAGGTATGAGAGAATGTTTCCCTTCTTTATCCATTGGCACAGCGCGTAGATAAAAAAAAAGTGAGAATTTTGGTTAATCTCACAGCAAAAAAAATAATAACAATTTCATAAACTGCCACACATTGTGTAACTGAGAAGCAGATCTGTTCTGGCCCCACCTGCCAGTGCCACGGTAAACAGTTTTATATTGATTTTTTTGCTTGCATGCTTCTGTGACGGCCACATGCTGCTGGCCGGTAGTTCAGCAATCTACACTCAGTTTCATCTCTAGAATTATGAATTCGTCTAAGTTTTATTTTTTTGCTCGATGTTTTCAGGAAGATAGATTGCTTGCGCTAATTGAAGGTGTTCTTGCTGCGAACATATTTGATTGGGGGTCTAAAGCTTGCGTGGACCTTTACAACCAAGGAACTATAATAGAAATTTATCGCATGAGCCGCAAGAAGATGCAACGTCCTTGGCGGGCAAGTATTCCAAGTCTCAAATTCAAATGTTATTGCAATGCATGAGTTACCCAAATTATATTTTACGAGTTATACTAATACATGACCAGATAATCGTAATGATGGTATCTTTTGTTTCAGATTGATGACTTTGATACGTTCAAAAGCAGAATGCTTAAGAAAGATCAGCCATACAAAAGAGCACTTATTTCGGTTGATAATGCAGGTGCTGATGTGGTCCTTGGAATGCTTCCTTTAGCACGAGAATTTCTACGCCGTGGAGTTGAGGTATAAATTGAGAGTATGAAAATAAGAACACATTTTGCTAGGTTTGCCCCACATTATAGTTTGAATTGAAAAGAACAAACGTCCTGCTGTTTCAAGAGATTGAATCATGGGCCGGGGACAAGCAGTATATTGCATGCTATAGTGTGTAATTTGCATGCTGTAGTGTTGTCCTTAATGGAAAATATGGACTGAGTGCCAGATCtggaaattttattttatttgcatcACCCAGACTGAAAGACTGAATGCCGGAACTGATAGAAAGATGACTTTCGCAGTTTCAGCAACGTTGTGAAATAACCATTCAATGATTACTCTTTCAACTGCTACTCAGACACTCAGCATAAGCTGGTAACCAAATACTGATTCTGCAGGTAGTTCTGGTTGCAAATTCGTTGCCGGCTTTGAACGATATTACGGCTAATGAACTTCCAGAAATTGTAGCTGAAGCTGCAAAGGTACAAAGTGAACGGAAATTTTGTTCTCCTTGGCCATCCTAGCTGTTTTATCTACTGATGCATCTGGCTTCTGCTTTATTGGTTGTTATGTGTCGCAGCACTGTGGTATCCTTCGGAAAGCTGCAGAAGCAGGCGGACTGATAGTCGATGCTATGGCTGGCATCCAAGGTGATACCAAGGATGAACCGGCGTCGGTGCCACTAATGGTCGTGGAGAATGGATGTGGCAGTCCATGCATTGACTTCCGGCAGGTTAGCTCGGAGCTTGCAGCTGCTGCCAAGGACGCTGATCTGGTAAGAAGGCTTTGTATGTAGCTCTTTGAGCTGAATGTATTTTCTTTTGTGCAATAATCAACTGGAGAGTTGTTTCATTTGTTGGTTTTGGCTATGAATGTTATGCAGTTGATCTTAGAGGGCATGGGGCGGTCACTGCATACCAACCTGAATGCCCGTTTCAAGTGTGACGCTCTGAAGGTACTTCTTTTCTACAGTGCTGATTTGTTTGATGTATGATGACAAACTTGATCCTTGTGCTCATACTAAATGGCAGTATAACTTGACTCTAGTGCTACTATTCAAGTGAACCATCTTTGCACTGCGCTCTGCTGGAGATTTATATCCACTCTGTAAATATCGTCGAGCTAACAAGAGCATCGCGCTGAAGCTTTAGACAGTGTTATATTGTACTCAATCCTGAGCTTACCAAACTGACTATATGTGCAGCTTGCGATGGTGAAGAACCAGAGGTTGGCAGAGAAGCTTTTCAACGGAAACATATACGACTGCATCTGCAAATTTGAACCTGTTTCGTGACAGTCCAGAAGACCCGCGGAGAGATTGCTATAGATGGTGTTGTGCTGTACTCAAGAACCATGAAACCATTGTGATTCTAGCACAGCAGCACCAAAGGTTTAGACAGTGTTATGTTGTACTCACTGACCATGAAAACTCGTGTGCTGGCACATGGCATATAAGCTAAAAAAACGATTTATACTGCAAGAACTGAAGATTTGTTTCTACTTGCATGCTGTAGCAAATACTCTTCACAGTCTATGTAGTGTCAACAACTAAAATAAAcgctttagtcccaaacaagttagGGGTACACTAGAGCTGAAACCCGTAAGATGTCGAGACAAACTCATGGTTTTGGTGTGGATAGCTAACTTTCATGCGCCCTCTCCATGGCTAGGTCTGTGGTGTTATACCAGTCCTTCAGTTATCTTTTTAGGGACGTTTCTTATATCAAGTTTGGTCTAAGTTTGGTCTACCTTAACCTCTCTTCTCATTATTAGCATAGTATACCTTGACCACTGGAACTTTTAAAGGCATGTGCTGTATGTACCCAAACCATCTCAAATGAAGTTTTTCTTCAATCGGTTCTACCCCAACTCTATTATGTATATCATCATTTCGGATTTATCATAACATGCGCATCTCCGTTGCACCTAATTATTGAACATGATGCATTTTAGTCGGCTAACACTCTGCCACAGCACAAATCGCCGTCCTATAGAACCTTCCTTTCCTTTTAACTTTTacggcactctcttgtcacaaaTAATGTCAGAAGGTTGGCGGCACTTCATCCATCCGGTTTTGATTCGATGGCTCACATCTTCATTGATATCGACATCCTTATGTAGCATTGACCCCAAATTTCGAAAGGTATCCTTCTGAGGTACCACCGCCCCTGCGTTTCATCTTCATAAGAGTGGCTAAGTTTTGACGTTGGCTCGTCAAGCAGTGACTGAGTTTTAACGTTGGCTCGTCAAGCCTATCACAATCCTCCTCCTTCACTCGGACTTGAGATCAGCTATGTTGTGACAACATAGATGGACTTAGTCAAAGTAGTGTCCTCTGAGTAATTTCCCTAAGATGGTGCTGTACCAGCCAGGGCGTTGCAACATAGTACTAAAGAGTTATAGAGAACAACATTTTTTAGAATGAACAGTGAGGATTCAGTGTAAGTTTCTTCAGCATTGTGAGATCATGATCAACAGGAGAATGCATATGAAATCATAAAGTTCAAGTCGTAGAAATTAACATAACGGGAGATACATGGACAGATCACGCTAGCATATCGGCCAGTTGATCCACAGATCAACAACGTGCAGATCATCTCCATACAAGCAGCTCTACTAGTACTAAGCAAAGTTGATGTTGTAGGCCTTGACGCCGTCGGCCCTGAAGATGCCGAAGTGACGCTCGAACTCGGCGCCGGTCTTGCCGTCCTCGTCGTAGAGGTCGAACAGGAAAACCTCCACGGGCGCCCCTGGCCGGCGCGGCGTGCCgacgccccgcgccgcccgctcCGCCATCCTCCCGTTGTACGCCGCCGCGTTCTCCGGCGTCGCGGCCGGGTGCCCCGCGGTGGGCCACCCGGTCTCGGTCACCGCCACGGGCACGCCGCCGAAGCCCTCCCGCTCGAGCGCCGCCACCACCGCGTCCACCGTCGCGTCGAACAGGCCCGCGTACGCCAGCGCGCCGTCGCGCACCACGGGCTCGTCGGAGGCGCCGAGCGCGTAGGCGAGCGGCACGTTGGCCGGGTCGCCCACGTGGCTGATGAACGGGTAGGCGTTGAGCATGAATGGCGCGCCGGTGTCGGCCAGGAGCCGCAGCATGGGCCGGAGCACGTCCATCTGGGCGGCGTCGAACGCGCCGGCCGAGGGCGGGTAGGAGGACGCGAGCACTGACGAGGCGTGCGCGGAGGAGACCTTGACGGCGCCGTCGAGCCCCAGGGAGGCCAGTGCGGCGTGCAGGTTCCGCATGGCCGGCACCAGGTGCGGCGCGTAGAACTGGTTGTTGTAGAGCACCTCGTTGCCGACGGCGAGGTAGCGGAGCCGGCCGGCAACGGGGCCCGCAGCGAGTCCGTTGGACCGCAGCCACTGGAGCGCGCCCTCGGGCCCGGCCGCGGAGAGGAAGGTGAGGTTCTCGTTGGGCACGCCGACCGTGAGGTCGATGCCGGCCGCGGCGAAGGCCGGGAGCACGGCCGGGTCGGGGAGGAAGAGCCGCGCCTTGGTGATCCCGTTACTCCTCAGcagcgccgcggccgcctccggCGCGGGGAGGTTGCCGCCCACGCGGCCGTGGCACACCCCGATCTTCCCCGGGtcgccgccagccgccgcggcGAGGAGCGTGGCCAGGGCAGCGAGGAGGACGCAGCCGAAACGCAGCGTGGCCATTGTACGCGTACGTTACGATTCGTCGGTGTTTGTGTTTGGAGTGTTGGACTCTTCCCTCGTCGGTTATATAGAGCTTGTGTTGCCAAGAATGGCAGGAGGGGGGTCACGTAGTACGTTGGTGCAGGCCTGGGTGGGGACGTTGGCGCGAATCTGATCTGAGTTGCTTTTGACGGTTGCCGGGGCGGTACGATCGATTGGACGGGTAGCCGTTAGAGCATATTATAGCCGTTGGCTTTTGAATGGCGATCGAGCTGCACATCAAACGATTTGGTGCTGTCCTGGCCTGGAGGAGGACACGTTGGTCCATGTGGCACCCCGCCGATGTTGCTGGAGCCGCCACTATTGCACCCCACAAGACTGCCGGCGGTGAGCGAGGATGGAGGAGATGCATTGCCAGACGAGGTGTCAGCAGAGCAGAGCGAGCTGCCGTCTTGGCAGTGTTACCCTCTATGGTCTGCAACAAGGTTGTCCGAATCACGATTTTGAATTGGATCGGAATTATTATGGCAATACGGTTCAATCACGAATCGTTTTATCATAACGATAAGCACATTCTACTAATTGTAATTGTAGAATCATTCCAATCAATTCAGATCGTAATATCACATAATTCGCGGTGACTCTCTGTCCCTCGTCTTGCTCCGGGTGAAAACCTTGAACCTTTGGATCGGGTGGTGGCAGCGCTCCGGCGTTGTTACCTTTCTGAAGGCGCCGTCTGGGAGTCCTCGGCTCGTCGGGCGCGGCTCATCTCTATGATGACTCTGTCACGGTGGAGGGCTCCGATGACTTCAAGTGGGGCTTTCTTGTAGTTTGCTTTGAGTGGTTTGGGGTGTTGTAGCTGACCTTCAGCCCATTGTATCCGGTCTTGGGTGTGTTTGGTCTGGCGTCGAGTTGTATGTGTCGGTTTGAACGATCGTTGCTTTATCTATAAAGCAGGTGAAAATCTTTTTTAGTTACTTGTTAGACAGGAGAATCGAATCGATGTAAcctgcactagtagaaaaaacGACTTTACGTGAgccccattagtcccggtttggaAACGGACCGGTACTAATGTGACCATCAGtcccggttccaacggctaggggAGCTGGCATCATTAGTCTCGGTTCATGTTgaaccttgatacgtctccatcgtatctacttttccaaatacttttgcccttgttttggactctaacttgcatgatttgaatggaattaacctggactgacgctgttttcagcagaattgccatggtgttatttttgtgcagaaataaaagttctcggaatgacctgaaacttcacggagaatatttttggaatttataaaaaatactggcgaaagaatcaagaccaaggggcccacaccctgtccacgagggtggggggcgcgccccctgcctcgtgggccccctgatgctccatcgacctcaactccaactccatatattcacgttcggggagaaaataatcagggagaaggattcatcgtgttttacgatatggagccaccgccaagccctaaactctctcaggagggctgatctggagtccgttcagggctccggagaggggaatccgtcgccgtcgtcatcatcaaccaccctccatcaccaatttcatgatgctcaccgccgtgcgtgagtaattccatcataggcttgctagacggtgatgggttggatgagatttatcatgtaatcgagttagttttgttagggtttgatccctagtatccactatgttctgagattgatgttgctatgactttgctatgcttaatgcttgtcactagggcccgagtgccatgatttcagatctgaacctattatgttttcatgaatatatgtgagttttttatcctatcttgcaagtcaatagtcacctactatgtgttatgattcggcaaccccgaagtgacaataatcgggaccactcccggtgatgaccgtagtttgaggagttcatgtattcactatgtgttaatgctttggtccggtactctattaaaaggaggccttaatatcccttagtttccaataggaccccgctgccacgggagggtaggacaaaagatgtcatgcaagttcttttccataagcacatatgactatattcggaatacatgcccacattacattgatgaattggagctagttctgtgtcaccctatgttataactattacatgatgaaccgcatccgacataattatccatgatccattgcctacgaggttttcacatattgatctttgcttagttactttcccgttgccactgttacaattactacaaaactgctactgttacttttgccactgttaccgttactttcatactactttgctactaaatactttgctgcagataataagttatccaggtgtggttgaattgacaactcaactgctaatacttgagaatattctttggctccccttgtgtcgaatcaataaatttgggttgaatactctaccctcgaaaactgttgcgatcccctatacttgtgggttatcaaacctctagtaccggttcgtgacacgaaccgggactaaaggggtggtggCATGCTGGtgtcaggctggggccccacgagcacatttagtcccggttcgtgtcacgaaccggtactagaggtgtacctttagtcccggtttgtataaccaaccgggactaaatgtgCCTCCATATAAACCCTTCGTCGAGCCCGAGCCCATTTCTATCTGTTTTCCCATTTCATTCCTctcctctgttcttcccctttgcTCGAGCTCATCCTTCATTTTTgtcaaaatttgtcaagatttgaaggccccccaTCCATCCAAGTGTTCACAAAGGTTaccaactttgtcctttcatctctcattgctagattagctcttgcaatgctctataagtatagtgatttatgggttttagtttgggagtaattatatgtggtagtttatttgatttatatgcaatttgagctcaAATTAACTTCTTAGTTTTCATATGTacgtgtggtttacttagtgccttctgatacgtctccaacgtatctataatttgtgattgcttcatgctatattatattctgttttggatgattaatgggctttgttatacacttttatattatttttgggactgacctattaaccggaggcccaaattgctgttttttgcctatttcagagtttcgttgaaaaataatatcaaacggagtccaaacggaatgaaaccttcgggaacgtgattttcggaacaaacgtga
This genomic window contains:
- the LOC109760197 gene encoding glucan endo-1,3-beta-glucosidase, acidic isoform; the protein is MATLRFGCVLLAALATLLAAAAGGDPGKIGVCHGRVGGNLPAPEAAAALLRSNGITKARLFLPDPAVLPAFAAAGIDLTVGVPNENLTFLSAAGPEGALQWLRSNGLAAGPVAGRLRYLAVGNEVLYNNQFYAPHLVPAMRNLHAALASLGLDGAVKVSSAHASSVLASSYPPSAGAFDAAQMDVLRPMLRLLADTGAPFMLNAYPFISHVGDPANVPLAYALGASDEPVVRDGALAYAGLFDATVDAVVAALEREGFGGVPVAVTETGWPTAGHPAATPENAAAYNGRMAERAARGVGTPRRPGAPVEVFLFDLYDEDGKTGAEFERHFGIFRADGVKAYNINFA